The following proteins are co-located in the Castanea sativa cultivar Marrone di Chiusa Pesio chromosome 8, ASM4071231v1 genome:
- the LOC142605521 gene encoding uncharacterized protein LOC142605521 isoform X2, with the protein MDKGFWMSKGAGHVNDVDPTFDNTSRIEPKRSHQWFVDAAETELFPNKKQAVQAPNNKSSSGMSNANIPSWENASSFHSVPSQFNHRFFGSETARPVNFAERNIFVETENPNVRRKSMDDQFGEDASVGLSISHAMEDPETCLTYGGIRKVKVNQVKDCDNGVHMPKGHGSNGENISHLSSGQAYNRESEAGFASIGQPYNQDDNVTLMGHTYNRGDANIRSTGPTFGNEDGNSISMGDTYGKGEANIISFGGFPDEQDIIPVGRPVSNYDLLYTQSSVQTLETAHEKEPDQTNANTVLSATPVAKLKPESVSKNKPEFKTSRKEAPNSFPSNVRSLISTGMLDGVPVKYVSLAREELRGIIKGSGYLCGCQSCNFSKVLNAFEFERHAGCKTKHPNNHIYFENGKTIYQIVQELRSTPESLLFDAIQTVFGAPINQKSFRIWKESFQAATRELQRIYGKEELNI; encoded by the exons ATG GACAAGGGATTTTGGATGTCAAAGGGTGCTGGACATGTAAATGATGTAGACCCAACATTTGATAATACTTCCAGAATTGAACCAAAGCGATCACATCAATGGTTTGTAGATGCTGCTGAAACAGAGCTGTTCCCTAATAAGAAGCAAGCAGTGCAAGCTCCAAACAACAAATCAAGTTCAGGAATGTCAAATGCTAATATTCCTTCTTGGGAGAATGCCTCAAGTTTTCATTCAGTTCCAAGCCAGTTCAATCACCGCTTTTTTGGATCTGAAACAGCAAGGCCTGTCAATTTTGCTGAAAggaatatttttgttgaaacagAGAATCCAAATGTGAGGAGAAAGAGTATGGATGACCAATTTGGAGAAGACGCATCTGTTGGTTTGTCCATATCTCATGCTATGGAAGATCCTGAAACATGTCTTACCTATGGTGGAATAAGAAAGGTCAAAGTCAATCAAGTTAAGGATTGTGATAATGGGGTGCATATGCCAAAGGGACACGGTTCTAATGGGGAAAATATCAGTCACCTGTCTTCAGGTCAGGCCTATAACAGAGAAAGTGAAGCTGGTTTTGCATCAATAGGGCAGCCTTATAACCAGGATGACAATGTTACTTTAATGGGTCATACCTACAATAGGGGAGATGCCAATATCAGATCGACAGGTCCCACGTTTGGAAATGAAGATGGTAATTCCATTTCAATGGGTGACACGTATGGTAAGGGGGAAGCTAATATAATATCTTTTGGCGGGTTTCCTGATGAACAAGATATTATCCCTGTGGGAAGGCCGGTCAGCAACTATGATTTATTATACACTCAGTCTTCAGTTCAAACATTAGAAACAGCCCACGAGAAAGAACCGGATCAAACAAATGCCAATACAGTTCTTAGTGCCACTCCAGTTGCTAAATTAAAACCTGAATCTGTTTCTAAGAATAAGCCAGAATTCAAAACATCAAGGAAAGAAGCTCCAAACAGCTTCCCCTCTAATGTTAGAAGCTTGATCTCAACGGGCATGCTTGATGGTGTTCCTGTAAAGTATGTTTCCTTGGCACGGGAG GAGCTTCGTGGAATTATAAAAGGTTCTGGATATCTTTGTGGGTGTCAGTCATGCAATTTTTCTAAG GTGCTGAATGCTTTTGAGTTTGAGCGTCATGCTGGTTGTAAAACAAAACATCCAAACAATCACATATACTTCGAGAATGGAAAGACTATCTATCAGATTGTACAAGAATTAAGAAGCACACCTGAGAGTTTGTTGTTTGATGCGATTCAGACTGTTTTTGGAGCACCTATTAATCAGAAGTCCTTTCGCATTTGGAAAG AATCATTTCAAGCAGCAACTCGCGAGCTTCAGCGTATATATGGAAAGGAAGAACTGAATATATAG
- the LOC142605521 gene encoding uncharacterized protein LOC142605521 isoform X1 translates to MSLQDKGFWMSKGAGHVNDVDPTFDNTSRIEPKRSHQWFVDAAETELFPNKKQAVQAPNNKSSSGMSNANIPSWENASSFHSVPSQFNHRFFGSETARPVNFAERNIFVETENPNVRRKSMDDQFGEDASVGLSISHAMEDPETCLTYGGIRKVKVNQVKDCDNGVHMPKGHGSNGENISHLSSGQAYNRESEAGFASIGQPYNQDDNVTLMGHTYNRGDANIRSTGPTFGNEDGNSISMGDTYGKGEANIISFGGFPDEQDIIPVGRPVSNYDLLYTQSSVQTLETAHEKEPDQTNANTVLSATPVAKLKPESVSKNKPEFKTSRKEAPNSFPSNVRSLISTGMLDGVPVKYVSLAREELRGIIKGSGYLCGCQSCNFSKVLNAFEFERHAGCKTKHPNNHIYFENGKTIYQIVQELRSTPESLLFDAIQTVFGAPINQKSFRIWKESFQAATRELQRIYGKEELNI, encoded by the exons ATG TCTTTGCAGGACAAGGGATTTTGGATGTCAAAGGGTGCTGGACATGTAAATGATGTAGACCCAACATTTGATAATACTTCCAGAATTGAACCAAAGCGATCACATCAATGGTTTGTAGATGCTGCTGAAACAGAGCTGTTCCCTAATAAGAAGCAAGCAGTGCAAGCTCCAAACAACAAATCAAGTTCAGGAATGTCAAATGCTAATATTCCTTCTTGGGAGAATGCCTCAAGTTTTCATTCAGTTCCAAGCCAGTTCAATCACCGCTTTTTTGGATCTGAAACAGCAAGGCCTGTCAATTTTGCTGAAAggaatatttttgttgaaacagAGAATCCAAATGTGAGGAGAAAGAGTATGGATGACCAATTTGGAGAAGACGCATCTGTTGGTTTGTCCATATCTCATGCTATGGAAGATCCTGAAACATGTCTTACCTATGGTGGAATAAGAAAGGTCAAAGTCAATCAAGTTAAGGATTGTGATAATGGGGTGCATATGCCAAAGGGACACGGTTCTAATGGGGAAAATATCAGTCACCTGTCTTCAGGTCAGGCCTATAACAGAGAAAGTGAAGCTGGTTTTGCATCAATAGGGCAGCCTTATAACCAGGATGACAATGTTACTTTAATGGGTCATACCTACAATAGGGGAGATGCCAATATCAGATCGACAGGTCCCACGTTTGGAAATGAAGATGGTAATTCCATTTCAATGGGTGACACGTATGGTAAGGGGGAAGCTAATATAATATCTTTTGGCGGGTTTCCTGATGAACAAGATATTATCCCTGTGGGAAGGCCGGTCAGCAACTATGATTTATTATACACTCAGTCTTCAGTTCAAACATTAGAAACAGCCCACGAGAAAGAACCGGATCAAACAAATGCCAATACAGTTCTTAGTGCCACTCCAGTTGCTAAATTAAAACCTGAATCTGTTTCTAAGAATAAGCCAGAATTCAAAACATCAAGGAAAGAAGCTCCAAACAGCTTCCCCTCTAATGTTAGAAGCTTGATCTCAACGGGCATGCTTGATGGTGTTCCTGTAAAGTATGTTTCCTTGGCACGGGAG GAGCTTCGTGGAATTATAAAAGGTTCTGGATATCTTTGTGGGTGTCAGTCATGCAATTTTTCTAAG GTGCTGAATGCTTTTGAGTTTGAGCGTCATGCTGGTTGTAAAACAAAACATCCAAACAATCACATATACTTCGAGAATGGAAAGACTATCTATCAGATTGTACAAGAATTAAGAAGCACACCTGAGAGTTTGTTGTTTGATGCGATTCAGACTGTTTTTGGAGCACCTATTAATCAGAAGTCCTTTCGCATTTGGAAAG AATCATTTCAAGCAGCAACTCGCGAGCTTCAGCGTATATATGGAAAGGAAGAACTGAATATATAG